Part of the Pseudomonadota bacterium genome, CCACCTCTTATTTAATCAATTTTAATATTGGCACGTCTATTCCTTGCCCAGGAATCTTCGGTATGTCCAGCGTCAACAGGGAGTTCCTTGCCATAGGATATTGTCTTAATTCTTCCAGCATCCACACCTGATTTTGTTAAGTAAGCCTTTACTACTTCAGCTCTTTTCTGACCGAGCGCTAAGTTGTATTCCACTGTGCCTTTTTCGTCACAGTGGCCTTCAATAATGATTATTATGTTTTTATTCTGTTTTAACCAGTTCCCCGTTTCATTCAATTGCCGGAAATACTCATCTTTGATCACGTAGCTGTCAAAATCAAAGAGGACATCTTTAAACTGTGTTGCACTTTTTTGATCTTTGAGGGATAAATCTCTCATTCTGTCCCGGTCTCTTCTTGCCAGTTCCTCTTCTAATACCTCACCATCTTTAAGCTTTTTATCACTTTGCGAATCATATTTACCCTGCTGAACGGACTGTAATTGCTGCTGATCAGCAGGGGATATCTGGACGGCTTTTTGTGCACACCCCATACCCACTAAAATGAACATCCCCAATAAAACTGCTAAAAATTTCATATTACCCCCTTCTTTATTAGCGTGTAGCGGAGAGCGGATAGCGTGGATAGGAAAAACAAAAACCTCTCCGCTACACGCTCCATACTCCACGCTGGAGTTTACGGTACGAATCTCGGTTGCACTTCATCTCCATTATC contains:
- the pal gene encoding peptidoglycan-associated lipoprotein Pal, yielding MKFLAVLLGMFILVGMGCAQKAVQISPADQQQLQSVQQGKYDSQSDKKLKDGEVLEEELARRDRDRMRDLSLKDQKSATQFKDVLFDFDSYVIKDEYFRQLNETGNWLKQNKNIIIIIEGHCDEKGTVEYNLALGQKRAEVVKAYLTKSGVDAGRIKTISYGKELPVDAGHTEDSWARNRRANIKID